The DNA sequence AGGGCCGGCAAAATACCATCCCGCCATGAGACTTCCGTCCTTGAGAAGAATGATCCCGTTATCGACCAGTCCGGCATAGGGCACGAGATCGGCGAACGACGGTGCGGACGGACGAAGGGAACGCAAAGCGACCATCATTGCACCTCTAGAAACGTCGCCACGGCGAAGACGTGGGCAGGTAGTGATGCCGGTAGCGCAAATGCCGCACATAGACATGACGCATGAGGGGATCGGATTTTGCCATCATGCGCAGTGCGCCGACGATCACGAACCAGATGGCCATGCCGAACAGCGCGGAATATAGGGTGAGCACGACGAAGATCAGGATGATTGCCACCAGCCCTGTGACAAGCAGAAGCTCCCGGTCTGCCCCCATCAGCAGGTTCGGTCGTGAAAGAGCGCGGTGAATGCGATTGCGTTGGAGAGCGGAATGCGGCTCACCCATTGGCCCCCTCCCCTCTTGAAACGGACATCGGATGCGAAACGGTACCTGGCAAACTTGTGGCAGTGATGCCGATCGATGCGCCGGTCGCACCGAACAGTCCGACAATCGTCGTGGCCCCCAGCAGGATACCGGCGACCAGTACGATGTAGACGAGGCGTCGCGCGAAATCGTTGAGCTCGCCGCCGAAGATCAGCATTCCGCCGGCGATTGCCATGGCAGCCAACGCGATCGCTCCGGCAACCGGACCCGTGATGGACTCCTGGATCTGTTCAAGCGGCCCTTCCCATGGAAGACTTCCACCGGAACTGGCGAGGG is a window from the Pararhizobium gei genome containing:
- a CDS encoding TrbC/VirB2 family protein, whose amino-acid sequence is MLHNRSFRLGLLAALFCTALAAPALASSGGSLPWEGPLEQIQESITGPVAGAIALAAMAIAGGMLIFGGELNDFARRLVYIVLVAGILLGATTIVGLFGATGASIGITATSLPGTVSHPMSVSRGEGANG
- a CDS encoding conjugal transfer protein TrbD, which encodes MGEPHSALQRNRIHRALSRPNLLMGADRELLLVTGLVAIILIFVVLTLYSALFGMAIWFVIVGALRMMAKSDPLMRHVYVRHLRYRHHYLPTSSPWRRF